CGTCCACATCCCGTCGGAGACAAGTTGGATGTTCTCCGTGTGCGTCTGTTCGAGCGCGGGCGCGAGGTTGGCCCGCAATTCTGCGAGCTGGGCCTCCAGTCCGTGTTCGTTGAGCGGTTGGGGACTGGTCTGCATCTCGGCGTTGTGCAGCCCCAGCTCCTTCTCGAAGCCGATCAGCTCCAGGAGGTTTCGGGGCACGCGCTGGAGGGCGTCGGTCCGGTCGTCGACGGCGTACAGCTCCAGCTCCAGCCCGACGATCGCTTCGGTGTTGTCGAAGGTGCCATCGCGGACCTCCGCTTTGAGCCACTCGGCCTCTTCGGCGGCGCGAGCCTCGAACTCGTCGCCGTCGACCGACAGTGCCTCTCGCACTCGTTGCGCCAGTTCCGAGGCGGACATGCAAGCGCCTTCTCCGTCCCCAGTGTTAAAAGGGCCGTCCCGAATCCCTCAGCGTTCGGGCAGCGGGACGACGACGACCGGACATCCCGCCCGTTCGAGGAGCGCCCGGACGGTCGAGCCGACGCCCTCGGCTCCTTCGACGCCCCGGTTCGGCCCGGCCAGGACCACGTCGGGCGCTCGCCGTTCGATGGCGTCGAGCAGCGTCTCGGTCGGATCGCCGTCGGGAGTCTCCACCGTCGGCGCGACGGCGGCCAGTCGCGACCGGGCGACGTTGGCCGCGTCACCGGCGTCGCGGTCGGGACTG
Above is a genomic segment from Halomicrobium sp. LC1Hm containing:
- a CDS encoding universal stress protein → MTEYLVATSSVHVTAAAADYLQERLDPATDEVVVVAVREADSPDRDAGDAANVARSRLAAVAPTVETPDGDPTETLLDAIERRAPDVVLAGPNRGVEGAEGVGSTVRALLERAGCPVVVVPLPER